CAATGATCAAAGAATAAAAATGAAacatactatatatattatttgtccTTCATTTCTTCTCTAATAATACCTAATTTCTTATGATTAAGGaaatcaattatatataaatatatatgtggaatggattaataataaatattaaaggatatatatatatatttatatataatagggTAGGAATGTGATGAAACTTGTGATTGATGACAAATGATTCCACCTTCAATTTTGGCTAGCTGTTTACACCCACCATAATGGACCacccaacccaacccaacccCAATAATCTCTTTATACCATCAATTTTGCCTCCCTCTTTTtcaaaattgattctttaattTCCTCATTTTCAGAACAAATGTACCAATTCAATGTATAGCTTACTTcttagtttttaaaaaacaaacaaaaaataaaaatgtatactTCTAAAGAGCATTATAATTGGTATAATTAACCCTCTCAagcaatataataataagatgATATATAGAGTCTTGTAAATAATAAGATGTATACTTTTATGTCCCTACAACACTAAATACTTATTAACACTTTTTATGGtgttataatattattggtgtaattagATAGGGAAAAAAATGTTAAACACCTGCTGCTAGATAACAATACTTTAATGTAGAAAAACAATtccttaatatttttatttattttgcttGATTTAAATTGAATGAAAGAACAAATGGaaccttttttcttttcttttctttttttaatatggAAGAGGAAACTATGTTTTTCCATGTACAAGTTTTTTACATGGGGTTAtacaaaataatcaatatatagaacAAATTAaatctctaaaaaaaaaataaaaataaaaactttttacaaaatacaaaagaATTTAACTGGTCAACGCCACTGTTGTTGACGATGTTACAATAGtcgtagtagtagtagtagcagCAGCATTTGTGGCATTATTAACGCCGTAACTCTCCGTTAAATCTCCGTCCAAACCCGCCGCCCATCTTCTCAATATCCTCAATAACGTCGCAGCCTTCCGTCTACCCCTAGACGAACCAGTCCCCATAACTTCCCAAATTACCCTTTCGATTCCCGCCACACCCACAAGCTCCGCCACCATCTCCGCCCCACCTTTCCGGCAAATCGTAACCAGAGTCGCAGCCGAGCTCTCTCGGGCTCGCTCCGACCCGTTTCTCAAAACCGACCCGAGTTTCTTTATAGCACTGTAAGCTGCTGCAATGGCTAACAAACCACCTCTCTTAACCACAACTTCGATTATCGTCACACCTTCCTCCGTTAAACCCTCGTCGATCGCCTGAACGGAGACATCCACAACTCCGGCTTCGACTAATCGGAAAACACCATCTCTATCGCCGGCTAAATTCAATATCGCTGCCAATGCGTCTCTTTTGGTTGACTCCGGACCCGTTTTGGCTAATTCGAGCAATCCTTTCACGACACGTGTCTTCCTCACGAGTCTTTTCCTGTGGGCGTGCACACTCGATAAACTGAATATCGTTGCGGCTGCATTACCTTTAGCTTCCCACGTGGCACCCGTGCGAAGAACCTCAACGACGCCGTTTAAGGCTCCTTCAGTTTCCATTATACGGTTCTTGTTCTCTTCGAGAATTGATAAGTTGAGAATTGCTGTAACGGCGTTGACTTGGAGGTTTGGCTGAGCCGAGCCGATATCGGGAGATAAATAACGGACTAAGAAAGGTACGGCTCCCGCTTCGGCTACGCAGATTCGGCTTTCGGAGTCGGTTTTGGCGAGTGCTCGAAGCTCGTAAACGACACCGTTTGCGTCCTCAAACGATTGGGATTGAGATAATTTGTTGACCAAAAACGAAGCCGTCATCTTCGTGGCTTCCAAAGCCGCCTTGTTTATTAATGCAAGGCCTTTTGGTTTGTCTTTATTCTCAGCCGTTTCGAAAGGAATCTTCTGATCACGGCACCACATGGCGATAAGGTTTTTCAACGCGCAGTTGGGGATTAACTCCGTGTGGGCCAGGGTCTGACCTGTCTTGGGACACGTGTTGTGTCCTGATTCGATCCACAGCTTGATTGATTCACGATCGTACGTCTGACCTGTTGCCACTACTACTGGGTCCCGCATCAGATCGAGACTTATCGGACACCGGAAATCTGACGGTACAGGAATTTCCGATGCCGATTGCCGGCGAATGATATCAGGCTGAGGAGTGGAAGCGCCGAATAAGACGCATTTCGTGTAGCGAACGATTCCGATCAGTGCTACGAGTTCTGATTTTGATTTATCGTCGTTTTGATTCTGAACTTCTTCTTGGAGAGACTCGATTTCTTCTCTGCAACTTGATGAGTCTCGAATTCCTAAATTCGTGAAAATTTCAGAAAGTTTGGAATGATCGGGAACGATCTCTTTCTTGATTCGATCTAGCATGGTTACGATCTCGAGTCTGAGAATCTCATCTTCTGGATCGAGAAAAGCTTTCGTCTCCGAACACTGTTTTCTCACCAAACAAACAAGTTCTTCAACATCTTCGCTTAATTCAATCTCTTTCAAAGGAAAAATATCCAACAGAGTCGATAATTCTAAAGTCAATTCATGAAAATTGTTCGCCATGGAATTATTCTGAACGAGTAACCACATCTTACTAGTCGATCCATTAGAACAATCCTCAATCAGAGCCTTAATCCTCTGCAAAACAATAAACATTTCTTCGAAACAAAGAACAGCAGAGGTAGAATAATAGGCCATGGGAGCTCGAAGAAGCTCTTCAAACAAAATCGCTAGAAGCTTCGATTTACGAATCACGGAGAGCGAATTTCGCCGGAAAAGAAACTCAAAAGGCTTAAGAGAACTAATTTCTTttgtgagaagaagaagagattgaAGGAGATTGATACCTGAGAGCTTTGGAGAAACAAAGGCCGCCGCCGATGGGCGGCGCTTTCGATGGGGAAATGCTTGAGCAGAAATGGCCATGAAATGATTTGATTGAGATTTTGGGATTTGATTTTGATTGAAGAAGAAAGGGTATTAAGGGTGTGTTTGGATGGTAATAATATTGAGTTGATTACAGAACAAGTTTAGTAGAATACAATACTATTACGATTACGATAGAGAATAGATAAACGTTTAAGTTTGAGTtggctttttctttttctttttatatatttatatcaatttttatatttattatataaatacagAAAGAAATTAAGTATGGGGTCAGGTCAGCCCTTTGATGTCGTTGACTGCTTTTGTatcttttcatttttgaatCCTACTCTCCCTATTaggtaaaaaataataaagtaaaaataatataaggTAAATAGTGACATGATTGTAAATaaagttttaaattaattatagattttttttgagcagcttaaatatttaatattattaaatgtggaatttttttttttttttcagtttcgtCATTATAGACTACGTTAATGTCTTAAGATTCAGATTCTAATTAAATTATTGAATTTGGACAAAAATATATACCATAAGTTATTTTTAAATcgtcatttaataaatttaaaacagaGTCTGTAATATTGACGAAGGTAGGCGAAACTTatagttttacaaatattaggTACTTAGGTCATCTCTAATGACACTTTAAAAacctgtatataatgtgtggtATAGTTCCTCCAAATAAAAGAATCTCCATTAGATTGTTCTAGTAATGGAAAGTTAGTTGTCTCTTAGAAGGATGTTCCCAGCTAACTTGTCCATCCAGAAGTAGTCTTGTGGAATGATAGTTGCCTTTCGGAAGGAAGTTCCTAGATGACTATCATGTCCACTCCGAGTGTAGTCTTTAGGATAGCTAGTCCTCCTCTGGAAAGAAGTTCCGAATGGCTAGTTGTTCCTCCTAGAAGGGAGATCCAGATAGTCGACTCTAGCTGGCTCTTTTCCTATCCAGGAATTCCTTCAGCATACGCCTCGATCCTTTGTCTCGGGAACGTATGTCTCATCTGAAAGCACTCTGTCTTGTGCTGACGTGAAGATTATATAATGAGGAGGTTGTTAAGTTTGTTGTGGcgtaactaacttaacaacttAAGTTGCAGCCATCGACTCAGGATCTTTATCCTAAGTCTATAAATATCACAAACACTTACCATTTCAAACACGCTGAGTTCAGATGAGTTTCGAGAGGAGTTTTCGAGATTGCGAGAGAAAACAAAATTAGAGGTAAAGAGAGAGGCACGTAGAAAAGAGAGATATTTGGTTTGGATTTTGTATAAAAAATCTTCTATAGATGAAAAAAGATTCTTAGGTAAAAGTGTGAGAGTTGAAACACTTTAAGAGAATTCAACAGATAATCAATCTCGATTATATTAACCATTAttcttgctcaatcaataaagatGATTAGGTGGTATTTTAAAATTGGAGCAGAGCCATAAATCACATCGATTTATAGAACTTGAACCGGTATATATCTTGGTgttgattttattgttttactaCTTTAATCATTTTTGGTTCTCTTATACTCTCGTTCATCATTGTTTTCTTTGATTAATTGTTTGTGATTGTTAAATCTTGTTATTGTTAACTGTGTGCTGATTAAAGTTTTAGATGTTTTTAATTCTACACTTTGAGTCCTAATTTTCCCACATAATGTAGTTAATTTCTCCAACAAAATGCTCCGATTGAGAGGTAAAACTCATCCTATTTTGATGAGAGTTATAGTGTATTAGTGGGACACTGTAGAccactgtatttttttttagttttttataattaaataatttatttatataggaaatataatttttagtgttgtggttagagttggaaaaaaaaaattaatgctaAAATAGTACTTTTTTGGTGATTATTTAATACTAAATTCGGTTTTGGCATTGAAGTTGCCCTTATAACACTATAAAAATCATTGAATTTATGACGATTACAAGCACTATAATTTCAGTTCTTAAGTcgctatatttttttattaacgaTATTCATTATAGTTAAAACATCAGTTCTGTACTTAAGCCACTATTTTTTGTTATGGCAatgttctttttctttgttaaactcatttataatt
This region of Cannabis sativa cultivar Pink pepper isolate KNU-18-1 chromosome 7, ASM2916894v1, whole genome shotgun sequence genomic DNA includes:
- the LOC115697389 gene encoding U-box domain-containing protein 16; amino-acid sequence: MAISAQAFPHRKRRPSAAAFVSPKLSGINLLQSLLLLTKEISSLKPFEFLFRRNSLSVIRKSKLLAILFEELLRAPMAYYSTSAVLCFEEMFIVLQRIKALIEDCSNGSTSKMWLLVQNNSMANNFHELTLELSTLLDIFPLKEIELSEDVEELVCLVRKQCSETKAFLDPEDEILRLEIVTMLDRIKKEIVPDHSKLSEIFTNLGIRDSSSCREEIESLQEEVQNQNDDKSKSELVALIGIVRYTKCVLFGASTPQPDIIRRQSASEIPVPSDFRCPISLDLMRDPVVVATGQTYDRESIKLWIESGHNTCPKTGQTLAHTELIPNCALKNLIAMWCRDQKIPFETAENKDKPKGLALINKAALEATKMTASFLVNKLSQSQSFEDANGVVYELRALAKTDSESRICVAEAGAVPFLVRYLSPDIGSAQPNLQVNAVTAILNLSILEENKNRIMETEGALNGVVEVLRTGATWEAKGNAAATIFSLSSVHAHRKRLVRKTRVVKGLLELAKTGPESTKRDALAAILNLAGDRDGVFRLVEAGVVDVSVQAIDEGLTEEGVTIIEVVVKRGGLLAIAAAYSAIKKLGSVLRNGSERARESSAATLVTICRKGGAEMVAELVGVAGIERVIWEVMGTGSSRGRRKAATLLRILRRWAAGLDGDLTESYGVNNATNAAATTTTTTIVTSSTTVALTS